CTTGAACTGGTCTAATGGAAACGGACACTTCAATGAGAGACAATAGATGTTGTCGAATCTAGGAGTGGTTATGAATCAGAAGCGAGTTTATAAAACTTACACCAAAGAATTTAAACAAGAAGCGGTCGCGCTTGTCACTGAACAAGGTTATAGCGTTGCTGAAGCGGCGCAAGCGCTAGGCGTTAATCCAAACTTGCTTTACAAGTGGAAAGACAAGCTTGAAGCGCAAACCAATGGTGCGGCCTTAAGCGATAATGAGCGTGAAGAACTCAAAAAGCTGCGAGCTGAAAACAAGCGGCTTCGAATGGAAAAAGACATTTTAAAAAAGGCCTCAGCCTTCTTCGCCCGAGAAATGCACTAGGATTTGAGTTTATCCATACGTTGGCGCAAGAAGGCTACTCGGTTAAATTAAGCTGTAAGGTGATGAGTTTTAGCCGCTCCGGCTATTACGATTGGATCAAGCGTCCCAAGGCTATTATTACCGAAGAACAACTGCGACTGTATCGGCGAGCTAAAGCCCTTTTTATAGCCAGTCGAAACAGTCTCGGTTCACGAGAACTGATGAAGCGATTACGTAAAGAAGGCTTTAAGGTTGGGCGCCACAAAGTCATCAAGTTAATGGAAATCTTAAACCTAAAGGTTGAACAGCGTGTTGCATTCAAAGTCACCACAAAACGGGACCCAAGCCACGCTGTGGCAGATAACCTTGTGAACATGGACTTTAACCCCACAGGCATGAATCAAGTGTGGGCCGGTGATATCACCTATTTAAAAACCGCACAGGGTTGGCTATACCTGAGCGTGGTGATGGACTTGTACTCACGCCGGATTATCGGTTGGTCAATCAGCCCGCGCATGACCACCGAACTCGTGCTTGAGTCGCTCAAGCAAGCCTACTGGCTTAGAAAGCCGCCCAAAGGGGTGATCTTCCATAGT
This portion of the Hydrogenovibrio marinus genome encodes:
- a CDS encoding IS3 family transposase (programmed frameshift), producing MNQKRVYKTYTKEFKQEAVALVTEQGYSVAEAAQALGVNPNLLYKWKDKLEAQTNGAALSDNEREELKKLRAENKRLRMEKDILKKASGLLRPRNALGFEFIHTLAQEGYSVKLSCKVMSFSRSGYYDWIKRPKAIITEEQLRLYRRAKALFIASRNSLGSRELMKRLRKEGFKVGRHKVIKLMEILNLKVEQRVAFKVTTKRDPSHAVADNLVNMDFNPTGMNQVWAGDITYLKTAQGWLYLSVVMDLYSRRIIGWSISPRMTTELVLESLKQAYWLRKPPKGVIFHSDRGSQYTSDAFRAQLKQFKIRASMGDVGACWDNAVVERFFGSLKHDWLLKVHQPNHEHMIDDVKAYMRYYNLERLHTSNGDMSPIEYENYKRDVSEIA